Proteins encoded by one window of Lepeophtheirus salmonis chromosome 10, UVic_Lsal_1.4, whole genome shotgun sequence:
- the LOC121125252 gene encoding dual specificity phosphatase 29, whose product MYSSQSINSYVPYTYRTRSFPNGYGLSSSSHNSSSPSSRFYRSESAGRRLPALPTDPFRRSISVAPSATITPPTYYNSYRKALSPVRTMIRESFSGDSSDRKRNTSLRSRAPSLPRERTRDELIDSIIHTRTRENRVMPGYLDVTDWEERRSINVDCDTVYPGIILANGDTLKNIDYIKSIGVTHVLNTAERHVVVNPNKYSLHGITYYGFHVDDHPSANISRHFGRTTDYIHEALTAGGTVLVNCVMGWSRSATIVVAYLMSKKGLSSSTALELLRQYRPIRPNPGFLQQLADHENLMNKKPYW is encoded by the exons ATGTACTCTTCTCAGAGTATCAATTCCTACGTTCCCTACACGTACCGGACTCGCTCATTTCCCAACGGTTATGGATTGAGTAGTAGTTCACACAACTCTTCCTCGCCGAGCTCACGATTTTATAGGAGTGAGTCTGCTGGGAGAAGACTCCCAGCCCTTCCAACTGATCCCTTCAGAAGATCCATAAGTGTTGCTCCTTCCGCCACGATTACACCTCCCACATATTATAATAGTTATCGGAAGGCGTTGAGTCCAGTGAGGACTATGATTCGTGAGAGTTTTAGTGGAGATTCATCCGATAGAAAAAGGAATACCTCTCTCCGATCAAGAGCTCCATCCTTACCGCGTGAAAGAACAAGGGATGAACTAATTGATTCCATCATTCACACTCGTACAAG AGAGAATCGTGTGATGCCCGGATATTTGGACGTGACGGACTGGGAAGAAAGGAGATCAATCAATGTGGATTGTGATACAGTGTACCCTGGCATCATCCTTGCCAATGGGGACactctaaaaaatattgattacatAAAGAGTATTGGTGTGACTCACGTCCTCAACACTGCTGAGCGTCATGTTGTCGTGAATCCCAACAAGTATTCACTGCATGGTATAACCTACTACGGTTTTCATGTAGATGATCATCCCAGTGCCAATATATCCCGCCATTTTGGGCGTACTACTGATTACATACATGAAGCCCTCACGGCTGGAGGAACCGTTTTGGTGAATTGTGTCATGGGATGGTCACGCTCTGCAACCATTGTTGTGGCATATCTCATGTCCAAGAAAGGTTTATCCTCATCAACAGCCCTTGAATTGCTACGTCAATATCGACCCATAAGACCTAATCCTGGTTTTCTTCAACAACTTGCAGATCATGAGAATCTCATGAACAAGAAACCATAttggtaa